Sequence from the Poecile atricapillus isolate bPoeAtr1 chromosome 21, bPoeAtr1.hap1, whole genome shotgun sequence genome:
GTGGAATAAGGGATGGGAAgtgagggaaggaaaagcagaaggaggtggaggagaggagagaggagaggaaaaagggaaagaggaaaggcaCAGAGGAAGGCCCAGTACTCAGGGTGCACTCAGGTgcagagacccccccccccccagcctcATCCATTGAGcccttgctgctgctccaggacacAGGGAGGGACCCCCTGGCTGGAGCCACAGAGGGATCTGGGGGTGATGTGGGATGTGATgagccccacagcccctgtgctCCCCCACAGCGCCCTGGATGCCGTGACAAAGCCCAGATCTGTGGCACAGGGCCAGGATTTGCTTCCTGCTGGGTGAGGGGGGCCTGCAAGGAATGGGGACAATTCCCCAGGCAGATGAACTCGGGGTGCAGCCCCAGGGAGAGGGGGGTGCTCAATCTCCAGCCCTGCCAAGCTGTGGGGCCAGCTGGTCACTACTGGGCCACacccagctcctggcactgcaATTCGCTTAAATTTGGGGGATGCACAGGGAGTGGGCCTGCAGGGGGTCCCCCCAAGTTGCTCCAGGCTGATATTATGGCAAAAACCCCAGAATGGGCAGGATCAGCCCCTCACAAGTGTTGGGGTGGGGCAGGAAGGCTCCCACCCAGCCAGTCCCCCCCAACATAACCAGTCAAATCCCTTTCCCTCCCAACAAAACCAATCGagtggttttgtttccttccagGCAAACACGAGGAGAAGCAGGACGAGCACGGCTTCATCTCCAGGTGCTTCACCCGAAAATACACGTAAGTACCAGGGAGGAGGGGAGCCACCTGATACAGTCCCCTGATGTCTTTGGGGCCATTTTCCCACCCCTCCAAAAGCCCACTGGCCAAACCGGGAATGCCGCTCAGCCAAACTGGGAGTGGGAGAGGCAGCAATTTGGGGCTGAGCATTGCATCCCCAGGGTTGGTGCTGCAGCCTTGacctgcccctctcctcccctcccagccttCCCCCTGGCGTGGAAGCCACGGCCGTGCGGTCCTCGCTGTCTCCCGATGGAATGCTGACGGTGGAGGCCCCCCTGCCCAAACCTGCCATCCAATCTGCCGAAATCACCATCCCCGTCACCGTGGAGAGCCAAGCCAAGGAGCCAGCCAAGAAGTAGGCGGcaccgaggaggaggaggaggagacggaggaggaggaagaggagaagccgCCGTTGCCCCCCTGCCgcccccagctgccccctcACACCCACCCCCTTTTTACTGTTGATTTTGTACTCACCCTGCCACTGAGTGCCTTGAATAAATGTGAAGGAACTGACAGAATCAGCCAGAATAAAAGCTGGTGAAAGAAACCTGTCCTTGTGCCGTGTCCGTGCTGGCACCAGGGCTGTGCCattcctgctggcagctgcacCAGGATGGGACCCGCAGGAGGGTCCCCgagccctgcccagcacttGGGGTCTGTAACCCAGGGCTCTACAACTCAgatgttctcatcccaaatcctcTCAGCATCCTGGGGTCAATGTCCCAGACCTTCACACCCTGATATCCCGCACCTGGATCTCCTACATCTCCATATCTCCATATCCACCTCCAGCATTCTGGGGGTTTTACATCCCAGATCTCCAACATCTCTGGTGTTCACATGCCAGGTCTCAGACATCCCTGGCTCAGCATCCCAGTGTTCCTCAACCTGGGTCTCCTATGTCCCAGGTGTCTCCAGTTTCAGATTTCAACAGAATGAGTCTCCTCATGCCTGCTCTCCCACACCCAGGGTCTCCACACACCCCATCACAATATCTGGGGTTCCCACACCCCTTGTCACCGTCCTGGGATGCTGCATCCCTAAAAAACAAGTACACAAACACCCCCTTTGGGTCAGAGAGCAAATTGGGGCTTCATGGGCAAGAACTCACCCCAGCAGTGCAGCCCCTtgagccccatccctgccccccagtgctccccctTCCTTCCACCCCATTGTCTAGGGTTGGGGGTTCAGCTGGGGGGCTGCAGCCTCCCTGGGGGGCTGAAGAGGGGTTGTTGTTGTGGTCCTGGTGCCATTTGGCCCCGGCTGGCCCCGTGTCCTCTGTGCCCTCCATGCCCCCGGGTCTCTGGGCAGGACTGGCCCTACATGGCCGAGGTCAGGCCCACGGCTTCGATGACCCCCGATGTTCCCTGCTCCGTCAAATCCCACTAATCCCCCCTGAGTCATCCCGCTGGCAGACGGTGACCTGGGAGGAATCCTGCAGCTGCGAGGCCCCTCTCTGAGCTTGGGGGGCTCCATGTACCCCCCGAGCCcctgccccccaccccctctACCCGCCACTCTCGGGGGTGAGGAGTTTGGCAGCTCTCAGGCAGATATTGGGGATGGATTCCTGATCCTGGAGATCAATTCCTGCTGCCGTGGGTGACGCCTGTGCTTGGGGGGGTTCCCGTGTGTGTGAGAGTCGGGGTGTGAGGTTTTTCCAGCCCAGGTGTGACTCCAGGGGGAGAAGCCCCCCAGAagcatccccagccccctcccctctcctcacAGCCCCCAGCCGGGGGTGgaggcagtggggctgggatggggctcGGGGtgttcctctccctgcccaggtCCCGGgggctgttcccagcccctcgCCGGGGGTGTcggtcccgcagccccggctcgCTCGCAGGGCGCGTGAGTCAAGGCGCATTTTCTGTTTATAGTTTCCCGGGGAGAGGAGTATTTTTACAGCGTGAGTCACGGCGCGTGTGGCTGCGAGCGGAAAACcatggggaagggagggagggagggaggtggggaaggaCGGAGGTGGGGAAGCTCCCACCCAGCCGCTCCTGAAGCGCCTCTGCCCCGGGGAGGAGCCCGCTGAAGCCTCAAACCGCAGGGATGCGGATcctcagcagcagaggaagggaGGTGACCCCAAGAGCAGAACCCAGGTTCCCGAGCCCCCCCCGTCCCACGGAGCCCCCAGAAAAGTCGAGACAGGCGATAACAATTAAGCAGTGCTGACGTCAGATCTGTAAGTTTATTTGCTCAATGTACGACGGCTACATAATGACTCACATTCATGATATTCCATCACTGAGGAAAAACTGCTAAGAATGGTCCGTGTGTGAAATAATTCCTTACAGAAACACGGAGTTGGAAAAATAATCACTGATTAGACCTTAAAAATAGTTCACTGCATAACATGacaaaaagcacaaacaaaGGCTCATTCAAAGAACACAGTCATTGTTCTCCTACACTGTAATAGTTATAATTTCACCATGACGAACACCAGACATTAAGATTAAGCTAACACtggtgttttcttttgctttttttttttttcctttttaaaaacaaaatcatatATAATTGCATGTCACTATAGCAACATCCATAACAGATCAGTTTGTTACGATCACTATTTGGTAGAGCAAACTTTACccccgaaaaaaaaaaaaggaaagaaaaataaattaaaaaactttaaaaaatttttgAAGACTATTTTGTCATAGGAATACATAACATCTACAGTATAAGTTAATAAATTTCAAGCTACTGTATAGAAATACGACACTAGCATGCACAATATTGTATCAATAGAGTAATGGAGCAGTAATCATTTCACTGGAGAGACAGTATCATAGGCAAGTGCATctcttaaaaaatgaaagaaaccatTCAAGCTGCTTAAAAATCAAGTCCCTGACCCCCACTCCGTTTTTAGCCCTCTTGTGCCATCTCTCCTGCATAAGTTTCCTaaagcagccagagcaaaaaGCCAAAAAGAGTAGTAATTATTTggggtagaaaaaaaaaaaaaggaaaaaaaaaaaaaaagaagataggTTTTGTAATTCCAGTAAATCACTTCCAAATTATACAGCTGGGACAACACTGCTCACGGGACATGGGGGTCGATGAGAGGGAGGTCAGAAGCCTAAAGCAGCTCCCGGTCCCGGCAGGCGCCGGCACCGCACGCCCCTCGCCGCGGGATGCTGCGCCCCAATCCCCCGGGGGAGCCTCGGAGCAGGGGGAGCCTCGGCCAAAACAAAGCTGAGacggggcagggccggggctcAGGGGCTCCCAGGAGCGGCTGGAGCCGTGTCCGGCCCCCCCTGGTGCCGTGTGTGCCTCACCTCACGGGGCTGGCTCTCGCCAGGGACGGGGAAAGCCTGGTTCCAAAATCAGCATCAGAATCGCAACAAGGAATTAAAGCACGAGCGCGGTTTCTCCTCACTGCGCAGCGCTGGGGGAAGCGCTGCAGGGCGCAGCGCTCCGCGAGCCAGAGAACAGCAGTGAACCTCCAACaaccatggaaaaaaataaattaaaactaaaGCTAAATTTACTCAAAATGGGGTAAAAGTATTACCTGCTAAAGCAACTCAGATGCCCCGACTCCCACCCCCGGCTGGATCAGACAGACTCGGAAAAGATTTTGCTAAGAAGAGAACTAAGTTCCTGGGCTCCCGACGGTGGATAGAAATGTCTATGATTGTAGCTCTTCCCTTGAGGAATTTCTCTACCAAATTAGTGTCTAAGCTCCTGAAGTTCACTCATTACACCACAAGCTTCcccaggagaaaggaaaacacaccCGGCTTCCCTGGTGACAAACAAGGGAGCCCTGGGTGCCGGAGATCTGCTGACAAACCTCATGGTACAGTGGGAGAAAGTCAGGCAGAGTGAAATGGCAGTGCAATCCCTGAGGAAGCAGCTGTGGCACCTTAAATCAGGATGGTCTTTTGAAATACCAAACACAGTACATGACATACAGACCtgaatgctcttttttttttaatttttttttatttttttttttatttaagtggcatttttaagttttaaacacTTCCCCCTTTGTCTAATTAAGTTCTTAAACCTTTTGCTGTGGACTTAAAATAGTTGAAACAGCCGCTAGCCAAGCACCTGTTAAGCTGTTGACCAAAAAACTAGAGCAGCTTTGATGTTCCTCGGGCGGGCGGTCTTCTTGCCTTGGGCGACACAGAATAGCTAAAGCCAGTCCACAGGCGAGGACTGCTCAGGAAGGCAAGCCAAAAGAActagcaaaagaaagaaaaacagacaaTCAAAGGCTTGATGTCATATGGCTGTAATGTAGAAATACTGTAAACTGCAATTTACTGTTAATACTGTAAGCTACCCTAATAAATATCTcaaccaaaaaaagaaaggaaaaaaggaaaaaaaggaaaagaaaaaaaaaaaagattggatGGCCTAAATCCCAGGGCTTTGCGAGCCCCAAATTCTTtagttttgttggttttatttttaattccttctcaATTTGGGGATTTGCAGCTGCGCCCTGCAGGCAGAGCGCTGCAGAGAGAGGCCCCGCGACGTGGTGCGGGCACACGGCACCTGGGCTGCGGAAACAAACGCTCGAAGCCTTACTGGAACCACAgaactccctttttttttttttttttttaaatgtttttgcgTTGCTTTCCTTAAAAATGAGGGCCATTCCATCCACGCAAATTCGTCTTAAaacccttttttatttctagcAATAAAGTTAAATTAAAGACAGCTCCACTTGTATTAATAATCTACAGAACAGTCCATATGCCAGTGAGGCTGCTATTCCAtaccagcacagccagcctgaCTTCCACTAGTGGTGTTTTGGCAAAAATGTCAACGAGGCAATCAAAGACAGGTTGTGGGGGGCCTCCCTGGGAAGGtgtcccctccctttccctcccccaccccggacccccccccactcgtgggaaaaaaataaagactgcaGTAGTTAGCATCAGCGTGCGGCTGCCAGTCCATCGGGGGGTTCTAGTTGTTGCCTTCTCCGCCGTCGTCGTCTTGCTGATCGCTCGTCCAGAGCGTTAGGTTGTCGCGGAGGAGCTGCATGATGAGCGTTGAGTCCTTGTAGGAGTCCTCGTTGAGGGTGTCCAGCTCGGCAATGGCGTCGTCGAAGGCCGTCTTGGCCAGGTGGCAGGCCTGCTCCGGCGCGTTCTGGATCTCGTAGTAGAAAACCGAGTAGTTAAGCGCCAGCCCGAGCCGGATGGGGTGGGTGGGCTGCATGTGCTCCTTGCTGATCTCATGGGCTTCGCTATAGGCCTTCTCCGAGGACTCCACCACGGTCGCCCTCTTCTCCCCGGTGGCCACCTCGGCCAGGTAGCGGTAATAGTCCCCTTTCATCTTCAGATAGAAGACTTTGCTCTCATACTGCGTCTCGCTGCAGTTCTTGATCAGGTAGTTGTCCAGCAGGCTCAGCACATCCTGGCACACCGCTTCCAACTCCTTCTCGATCTTCTCGCGGTAGGCGCGGACCATCTCGATCTTCTTCTCGTTCCCATCGGCAGAGGTCTTCTGCTCGATGCTGCTGATCACTCGCCAGGACGAGCGCCGCGCCCCCACCACGTTCTTGTAGGCGACGGACAACAGGTTCCTCTCTTCGTTGGACAGGGGCTCGTTCAGCTCCGTCACCTGCgtggagagagggggagagaaaggAGACATTTGGGTTAAGCCCCAGCCCTTTGACATTTCCATTGCACCTCTGGGTGTTCCTGTGCATCTCTAgagagaggcaggaggaggcagtcgGCTCCCAAAGTCctgctctgtctctgtctctgctcccatcccagcaggagccAGCTGGGAAATCACGCTGTGATCCAGACCCACAACAAAAGGAGCAGGGGTTGGGTTTTATTTGAGAGAGCAGCATCTTCCAGAACGAGAAAAATCTCCTAGGAAAGAGATGCCTCTCACCTGTAGGATGAGAGCTGGGCTTGGTGATGCAGGGGAGAGGGACAGTCAAAAACAGAGGGAGTTATGAGCTACCTGCATGGATTAACACCTCCAAAGCTACAGAGTGTTCATCTTTTCCGCTTCCCATAAGCATGGGGCCTGCTTCAGAGACACCCAAAGAATCCCTGAGATGGTACAACTGTCTCAGGCACCTGCACAGATGAGGACTTAAAAGCTCCCATGGTGAGGGGGAAATCCCCACACTGGATTTTCCTCACGGAGGTTAACAGTGCCACTCACCCGCCTCACGCAccacaaaaaccacaaagaGATTAGAGAGATGACAAGAACAGAGCTCCTTCGGTAACCTGGAGAGCACCACTTGGTATCACAATAATCCCCTTCCAGCTCCCACAACACCATCACTGGCTGGAGCCACCCGGGCAGCACCTTTGGCCAACACCGGGGCAGGAGAAGCCCTTGGAGCAGACAGGACACCACGTGGCAGCTGCACACGGCTGCTCCCCTGGGGTGGTTACAGCTGCCAAGTGCCACTTGGAGCCTGGGCATAGCCACTGTCCCCTTTTCCCCAGGACACGCCCTCACCCCACATCCACACCCTAGGCACAGCCAGCGGGGAATCAGGCCACCAGAGCAGGAACCTGTGAGCCACCTCACGGCAGTAAAGGATTAGGTAATGGTTTGGATGTGAAAAGGCTTCTGCAAACACTGAGTCACTTACACAAGGATCTGTAAGGACAAGGTTTGCTCTGGGCCCAGATAACCACATTTATGGTGGGGATCAGGAGGCCAAAGGCCCAGCCCAGGACCTCATTTGAACAGCCTGGAATGACTCACAGTTGCTCACATCATATTGACTTGCACATTCCAGAACATCcactcctcctgcagctcttcagCCATGCTCTGGCTAATGTATTCTCCCAAAAGCAGGCTACAGCTAAGCCTGATTcccctgcagcaagcagagtcTCTGATCAGACCCCCTCTAGCCCTTCCCCTCAAGGCAGAGGCAGCAACCAGACCCTCCACTCCCACCCCTGCTGCTGCATCTGTGCTGCTCCACAGGATGCTCTGGAGcctggcacaggaacagcagacACCCCTTCTCCATATGGAAGAGATTCTTCTGAGCAAACCAGCACAACTGCTTCTGCTCCAGGGGAAGAgacagctgagggagcagggaaataAATGGGTGTCACACTAATGAGGGCAGGATCTCCTGGGACTGTCGGCAGCTGCCAGCGGTGCAGGACAAAGAGCACAGAGGATGCCaggacagctcccagtgctcccgcCCAAGGAAAGCAGTGCAGCAATGCCAGGGCCATCCAGCAACTCCCAGTGCCAGACCAAACCTCTCCTAGCCAGGACAACAGTGACTGTTTAACCACAGGGCCTGGGATCCCTGTGATATCCTGCttcctgcagcagggccaggcagggCCCAACCACAATGAGCCCAAATATCCACGGTGAGACACTGACACGCTGCCTCCAGCCTGCCTGGTGCCCTGAGGTCTCCACTCTGCAGTTTTAAAGAATGTTTCCCTTCAATCTTCCCTCTCAGTGATGcctgcacaaacacacactaATGATTCTGTGAGCTCATGACATCTTTGGGAGCACAACCAAGGTGCCCCATGGCTTAGGGGTTGTCTGTCCTTGGAGATACTGAAGACCCCATCAGGTTGCCTGGGGGCTTGTCCCACCTAAGCTCCTCTGTTTAGAGAGAGGGATTTGGATCTAGAAACATCCAGAAATCCCAGACTGAGTTACTCTCTTCCAGCTGTAAATGGAGTGGCCAACACCAACAGCCATACAAGAGACTCACTGATTCCAAGTTTTCTGTCCTGACAGGGGCTGTGGAGATTGATCACCACatgaaattttgcttttagCAAGGTGCTCCCTGAGAAAGAGAGAGCAGTTTTGAAGTGAGGAACAAGCAGGTGCCCCACAGCCACGTCTGCAGATACTTATCTCTGCAAGAAGAAGCAGATTTACCTCCTCTCACCAGAAGAGTCTTGCTGGAGGACGGATTTATTAGAACTACAGGGAGTTTCGTGGGATTAGCTTTGCCATAAACATTTTACATTCAAAGCTATTAAGGATTACGGAGGAAAGTTGCCTGTCAAAATCCTTTCAACAAACTGGCTGACAGATGGAAGGTACACCTGTGGAGACAGCAGATTCCCCCAGGGAGCTCACAGGGAACTTGTAAAAGCAGGAAGGGAGCCTTGTTAACCATGTCACTGCTTTCTAGCAGGACCCAGACTCCCAGGAAGGAACACCGCAGAGACATGGCCAAGATGTGACAAGGGTGGGGACAAGGACCATGGTCCTCAGCaccaggagagggaagaggctGTAGTCCCACACATTTCAGCTCACAACTAAGCAGAGGGAGGAAGATCAGAAAACCATCTGGCTCTtgcattcccagcaggaagaaaatgcaAGATGCCCAGGACACAAGGTATCAGACACCAGGGTACACTGAACTGCCTTTATCAGAGttagaaaaaggcagaaaagatgtatcccaggttcagctgccTTTGAGGACATCTCTGCCCTCAATCTGCCCAtagcagccacagccacaagCCTGCTGCCCGTTTCCCTGTGCTGGCATTTCCTGCCACAGCCACCTCCACACTCCAGACTCTGCAGTCACTGTCACTCTGCTCTTCCCACAGCACTGCACCAGTGCCCACCTCCAGCAGAAACCACTCCAACACCTCTGCACCAGCCTGTCACATGCACACGGAGCTGTGCCTTCTCTGTAGCCTGTGATGGCCAAACAAatgctgggttgtttttttttttacactgcaGGATACCAAAACAAAGTGAATTCAATCAAGCTACAGGCTAAAGAGCAGGTTCTGATACACTGAGTTTGTAGCATTGCACTGAATGGCTCTGAAAGAACATCAAATTAGGCCTGGATCACACTGCAGCAGTCACATTATGGAAGGGCAGAAGATTCCACCTTCTTAACTCAGACCCTGAAGGGGTCTCACCTCCCCAAAGAAGGGCAGTACCCAGATCAGGTCCCCCAATGCCATTTTCAGCACTGTTACACGGAGTCAGAGACTTCAAATAGCCAAAGGAAAATCTTAATTTGGCATTAGGAGGACTTGGAAGGAGAACAAAGCCATCAGCCCCTGGCTGGAGTCTACCTGCTCTTTGGGAAGCTCAGTCAGTTGGGAGTTTTACTTCCCTGGCTGCCAGCAGAGGAGAATTTGCTCTGCAAATCTCAGGAACTGTCCAGCCTCACCTCACTCCTGTGCCCACGGAgattgggcagaggggcaggacaTGCATAGCCCTGAAATGGTGTCAAGTCCTGCATGTGGCATAAACAGCCAAGGACAAGGAGCTGATCCACATGGTGGAAACCTGATAGAGGAAAGTCTTTTAGctattctggaaaaaaaaaaaaaaaaaaagaggagaacaCACCCTGCAGGAGCAGACTGCAAAAGGACACCTAGGCAGGGAGTGCAGGGAGCTTGGCATGGAGCTGTCCatgctgccaggctctgctgggaggcACATTCCATCACCAAGCTGGAAGACACTGCCAGTTCCAGTCTCACCAGTTCTCTGATGGCACAGTGTCTGCACCACAAGGACTCAAGTGCCCTTAAGCCAAAGGGAAACTCTGTGAGGTTTCATTGGACAAAAATTACTGCAAGTTTAGGGTTTATAGTGCTTGGGAGACCAGAGGCTTGTACAAATCCAAGCTCTCTGACTTGCAATAAAGCACTGCAGAGGTGGCACCATCTCTGAGAAGGTTTTCCTGATTTCTCCACTATAGCTGGAGCTCTGACTCAGCACCGTGCCCAAAACCTGGCAGGCTCCCGGCATGCCCGAGGATCACATTGCAGCCAGGCAAGGTTCAGCCTCATGAGGAGAAGCCAGGGAGCAAGCAAAACTTTACCTGGCCCTAATGTCAAGGCATGTAAACTCCAAAAGCCCAAGGGTTGGTTCTATAGCACCTTCTTTCTGGGAGTACCCTAATTAACAGGCTTTGGTGAGACCCACAGGGAAGGTTTGCTCCCAGAGAACAGCAGTTCTCTGTTAGGTCAGTTAGGGACTTATTCCAGAACTGCCATCCTCCACTTCTCACCTTGCATGAGTAGGTCTGAGTATACATCAGGAAATTACTGTTTTTGAGGTCCCTTCAGTGACTGCAGTGAAGATCCATCACAAGACTTAGTTCTACCTGTTTATCCTTGCACACTTTTCACTTGGTTTGATAATTAAGTGCCCACCCATTTACAGTTTCTGCCTGGCTTTGATGTCTTATCTTAAAGCAGACAGCACTGGCAAGCTGAGAGGACCCAGAGATCCTTCCCTGTGGAATAGCATCAGCATCTGACAGTTTAACCCATTATAAACCTCAACACTTGCTCTTCTTATTGCTTAAAAGAGAATCTGAGTCCTTCAAGGTATCAGACAGCTACAAAAGAGCAAAGCTTTCCTGGAGAGACAGAGACAGCCATAAGAACTTCTTACTGTTGACTGAGAAGAGCTTTTgttcagagctgctctcccaCCAGGATACACAACATCCATCTCCCCTCCAGCACTCACGTTTCCTGTTCTTTCTACAGCTCCTGCACCATGCAATTAAGTTTGTTATCTCTCCACACAAACCCTAGCAAGTGCCTTGTTTTCCTTCACATGCAGCTCCTTTGTCTGAGCTCTGGCCTGAAGGTCCCcttctctgtttcatttttcaaaagGCAAATGTGCTTTTGAAACGATGTTTTGACCAAATCCAACCACTGAAATTCCTTCTTGGTCTGCAGCCACTGGCAAGGGGAACAACCAGCACAGAACCTCCAGGCTCAAGCAGCTGAGAAAGGTCACAATACCTGCAGACATGTCACCCTGCCCCCTTCTCCAGCTGTTGTCTCATGCTGGGACCCCACCACCTACGTGCAGAgacaagaggacacagcctcagggtgtgccaggagaggttcaggctggccatcaggaagaatttcttcatgggaaGGGCTCTCAGGCATTGGAAGGGGGTGCCCAGGGATTTGGTGGAGTCCCCgccctggaagtattcaagaaATGGCTGggcatggcactcagtgctctggtctgGTTCATAAGGTGGTGACTGGTTAAAGGTTGGACTCTGTAACCTCGGcggtcttttccaaccttaatgattctgtgacaaGACCACCTTCAGCAGCCCAAATGCTGTCATTTGGGAAGGTCATGACTAACAGACTGcgtgttttttttctgtccccaGCTCGCCCTAACTTGAAGAAATGGCTGCTCTCAAGCACATGAAATTGTCACCATTACCCAGCAGCCTGGTGAGAGTCACGACTCgatgtcacacagcctcacCAAGAACAGCTTCTCCCCGAGCGCCAGAGCGAGCTGAGCTGTCCTACAACTCCATCGCAGCAGTTGGAAAGATGCTTTTCTTAAGCACTGTCCTACTTTGGCAAAGTAGGCGTGTGTTAAACCAGACCTAAATCTAAAATGTTACCAGATTGGTTTGGGTTCTTTTCTCTGTTGCCTTGCCTTCGCCCCCATGTCACACTTCCAAAGTGGAAGTCACACCGTAACTGCTTCTCTCCTTGCTGACCCCTTCCGCTGTCCTCTGCTCTTGTTTTAACTCTGTGTGgccaggggggttttgggctgTACCAAACCATCCCTCTCATCCCAGACAAGACCAAAAAAAGCACGTGCAAGCTGTGGGCAGACAGAAGTTCCCCACTGCCTTCTCCTTTGCCTGTTTCAGTATGAATAATCACCTGCTAGTTCCCGTTTCCTAAGCTGGC
This genomic interval carries:
- the YWHAG gene encoding 14-3-3 protein gamma — translated: MVDREQLVQKARLAEQAERYDDMAAAMKNVTELNEPLSNEERNLLSVAYKNVVGARRSSWRVISSIEQKTSADGNEKKIEMVRAYREKIEKELEAVCQDVLSLLDNYLIKNCSETQYESKVFYLKMKGDYYRYLAEVATGEKRATVVESSEKAYSEAHEISKEHMQPTHPIRLGLALNYSVFYYEIQNAPEQACHLAKTAFDDAIAELDTLNEDSYKDSTLIMQLLRDNLTLWTSDQQDDDGGEGNN